TCGGCTAACACTAATCTTTCAAACTGTCATCGCGAGCCGCCAGGCCAGCCAATTCACTTAACAGCGCTCCCAGGACCCTGCATCTGAGCGCTTTTCAGCGAGACGTTTAATTGAATCGGATGTGGCTCGTTTGCCAGACGTCACCGCCTCGGCGATAGGcatcctctcccactccccaaaAACAATCTTCAAAGGCGAGGCGGGCTCCCAAGCTAAGTTAGTTGAGAGCAATAATTGTAACGTTGGCCAAAAAGTCGAGGCGAGGAAGGGCCAAAGAGAGGCCAGTGATCTGCAGATCCGTCCAGGCAGAATGgggtttgggggaagggaggggggcgGGTGGGAAGAGTTCCTGGGGCTTGAGAGCCCCCTGCATTTGGAAAAAAGCTATCTCTCTGCAAACCGAGCTAACATTCCCAGAACCGCGCGTCGTCCCTGGCTCGAAAACTCGACGCGAGATTCCGCGGCGGCGACTGGGGCCTGGTCCCAGCGGCTGGCGCCTGGAAGCCGGGGTCGGAGTGCTCCGAGCCTCCCGCACCGCCGCGCGGGGTTCCGCTCTCCTGCGCCCCAGTCGGAGGCCACAGGCTCTGGGAGTGTGGGTCTGGAAAGATCCCAACATTAGGCCTATGCTTGACTCCACTCGCGCCCTTCCTGGTGGCGCTGCCAGACGGCTCACCGTCCCGCCTGATCGCCCTAAGGTTCGTGTTCTTGACAGACACCACCTTGTCCCCCTGCTTTGTGCGTTTCCCCGGCGCCTTGAGCGCACTTTCTGGAGTCTCGTCCGGAGCCCTGTCCTTAGCTTGCCTTTGGTTCTGCGCGCCCTTTTTCTACTCCCAAGCGCTTCTTCTCCAGTCCTCAACACCCTCCGCAAGCAAATCCGCGCGCCCCACGCGCGCCTTCCCCGCACAAGCTTGGGTCGTGGGAATTCAACGCTTTTCCCCAGACAATCCTCGCCATCCCCAGAGATAGGGTAAGGCGATGATGACCTTAACCTGGAGCCATTCTGCCTGCCTCCATCCTCCCTGAAACTGTACACAAAACAGAGTGCCTCTCTGCAGTGTTCTGGGAGTGAGGGGAAGGCCCGAAGCTTTCATCAGATCTCCCAAGGGACCCAGAGGGATGCGGCGAACCGGTGCAGGATCTGGCCGGGTAGCTTGCACTCCTGAAACACTGGCAGCTTTGTCTGACAGAAGATTCCTACTTTACTGCCCCTGGGCTGAAAATTAAcgccctgcctgccctgcctgccctgcccttctCCCATGCGCCTGGCCCCGTCCCCGCCCGGGAGCCCTAATAGGAGCCCGTCCAGAGACCTCAGAGAAATCTCGGCCACGCCGGGATCAGAGGAGCCCGCCGGCCAGACAGCTAAATCCGGGCTGAGGCCCTGGAGCTGGCAGAGGCCTGGAGGCCTTGCTGCTAGGCAGGGAGGGCAGGgtaaggagggaggcaggaagggtggTCTCCATAACAGGATAATCTAAGGCGCCCCGGAAGACAGACCTCTTCTGGGAAGCTGAGCTTCCTGACTGGGATTCTGGGCTTGTTTCATTATTACGGGGAGCATCATCTCTCTAGGAGGAGACCGGCAGCAACtggtgccccctggagttgtgcgtGTAGAACTTGCATTACTGTAGTAGATGGCCACTCCCCACCTGGCAACTACCTACCTTGCCTTTCAGCTTGACTCACCCAGGAGCCCCCAGGGGACTACGGGGGTATGACTGGCCCTGTAGGACAAGCCAAACAGAAACCCAAAATTGTCCCCTTCCTGCCATCACCCCAGCAAACTCTCTCCCCCAGCTTTCCTTATTCACACTCTTCCCAGTAAGACACACTTTCAGTAATAAAGCCTTTAAGACTCCTGGGAATAAGTGCCCTGCGCCAGCCCTGCGCCCAAgccttccctctcccaccctgtTTCACTGGCTGAGGAACATTTCTTCAAATCCCAAATCCATCCGACGCGGCCCAGAGGCCAGATTCAGAGAATGAGGTCCTTTCCTGTGCATGCGCCGTAGTGGGGTTTTCGGGCTAATGGTGTGGAGAAATCTCAGGCTGTAGGAGCAAAAGAAGAGCCTTCCAAACGCGTCGCGGTCCCTTTAAAAAGCtgggcaggatttttttttttttttagagccgTATGACTATATTAGGTGACACGAAACTGCTCATCGCTCCTGTCAACGCGGCCCCTGGCCCAATGGCAGGCTGAGTCCCCCTCCTCCGGCCTGGTCCCGCCTCTCTTGCCCCTTGTGCTCCGCACTACCTGCCGCCCGGCCACATCCCGAGCAGGAAGGCCGGTGCGCGGGCGAGCGCCGGGCACCATGCAGGGAGGCTGCCAGGGGCCGTGGGCAGCGCCTCTCTCTGCCGCCCACCTGGCGCTGTGAGCCGCGCGCAGCCACCATGTTCCCCAGCCCTGCGCTCACGCCCACGCCGTTCTCGGTCAAAGACATCCTGAacctggagcagcagcagcgcAGCCTGGCCGCCGGGGAGCTCTCGGCGCGCCTGGAGGCCACCCTGGCGCCCGCCTCCTGCATGCTGGCCGCCTTCAAGCCCGAGGCCTACGCGGGGCCGGAGGCCGCGGCGCCCGGCCTCCCCGAGCTGCGCGCCGAGCTGGGCCCCGCGCCTTCGCCCGCCAAGTGCGCGCCTGCCTTCCCAGCCGCCCCGGCCTTCTATCCGCGCGCCTACGGCGACCCCGACCCGGCCAAGGACCCTCGAGGCGATAAGAAAggtgaggaggaaacagaagctcctTCTCCGCTCTGGGTCGCTTTTGTCCCCAAACCCCGCCGCCAAGAGACTCTGGCCTGGGTGGAGGAGACGCGAGTGCCTAGGCGGAGGGCCGAGCGCGGGCGCTCGGAGTGTGCGAAGCGAGGGTGTCGTTAGGTCCCTCGCGCCCAGCGTCCAATCGGAGGTTTGGAGGAAATGCTGGACTGAGATGATCAGAAAcgagacaaaagggaaaaaaaagttttttccgGCCTAACAAAGCCCCAGGCGGCAGCAGCCGTGCTCCTGGATCTAAGTTGAGCGATCGGTTTGTGGTCGgcagaacagagaaagaaagatattctCTATgtcagagtttttttaaaaaatctcttttgaaTTTAAGAGTCTTTCGAGGATCTGACGAAAACCGctaaacagaaattaaaatgctgCTCACCAGACATGCTTTTGAGCACGACCGGAGGAGGGTCCAGGACCCTTCTGTAGCTCACCTGTAACCCGTTTCTGGGGCCTTTCCTCCTTTGTGCCAGCAGAGTGAAATCTTTGGGAACAGGAGTCTTAGTCTAAAAGTGGGGTTctgcggacactcaggaatctgACTTAGCAGCTTTATTTTTCCAGCACAGTTTCGCGACGCGGCCAGGGCCTAGAAGTTCTCTCCtggaaaaagttagaaaatgccGCGCGACTAAAGGCGCGGGCAATGGAGGAGATGACTGGGGAAGGCGGCCGGACCGCCGCGCGTGCAGCCCCGAGCTCCGCGGGGAGGCTGGGGAGACGGCTGCCCAGCGCGGGGTCCGCGCGAACCGGGGGAGGCCGGGGTGGGCGAAGGGCCGCTGTGAGCCCAGAAGGGTTTgtctgggagcagagggaaggcccACGAACAGCTGCTGGCTGGCACGGCGGGCTGCATTGGTCGCTACCAATTCGAATCCAGCTCGTGCACGCGGGCAGGTTTTGAGTCTGCAGGCCCAGCCGCGGCTTCTGGGGCCCCGCACAAATCCTGCGGCGGCTGCGCGGGAGCCGTCGATCAGCAAACCGACGCCTCTTGGCCTTCTGCTTTTTCAGTTCCATGACTTTGAGACAACGTGACCGACCCTGGGGTGAGGCCTCGGTCCCCTTCATTTAGCTTCTCAAACCGAAGTAGCCCTAATCTAATTCATCCCAGCGCATcacttggttttgttttctttgcagcCTGAAATCTTAAGTCACTGTCCATCTTCTTCACCAGAATGTGAACTCCCCGAGGGCAAGGGcctctcttgttttgttttccagggCCTagagctgtgcctggcacatagtagacgtTCAACAAATGCTGACTGCCCAGCGGAAACCGAGCGGTCCGTGGCGCCCGGTGCCCTCGGCAGAGCGGGCCGCAGCCAAGCTGGGCGCTCCAGGCAGTACAGGGTGGCACCCACCAGCGGCCACTACCCAGCGGGCGCTCCGCGGGTCGGGCGCCCTGACCGAgcgtctctctgcctctctgttccCCCTCAGAGTTGTGCGCGCTGCAGAAGGCGGTGGAGCTGGAGAAGCCGGACGCGGACGGCGCCGAGCGACCCCGGGCGCGACGGCGGAGGAAGCCGCGCGTGCTCTTTTCTCAGGCGCAGGTCTACGAGCTGGAGCGGCGCTTCAAGCAGCAGCGGTACCTGTCGGCTCCGGAGCGCGACCAGCTGGCCAGCGTGCTGAAGCTCACGTCCACGCAGGTCAAGATCTGGTTCCAGAACCGGCGCTACAAGTGCAAGCGGCAGCGGCAGGACCAGACTCTGGAGCTGGTGGGGCTGCCCCCACCGCCGCCGCCAGCCCGCAGGATCGCGGTGCCAGTGCTGGTGCGCGATGGCAAGCCGTGCCTAGGGGACTCCGCGCCCTACGCGCCCGCCTACGGGGTGGGCCTCAACGCCTACGGCTATAACGCCTACCCTGCCTACCCGGGTTACGGGGGCGCGGCCTGCAGCCCTGGCTACAGCTGCGCCGCCGCTTACCCGGCCGGGCCGCCCCCGGCGCAGTCGGCCACGGCCGCCGCCAACAACAACTTCGTGAACTTCGGCGTCGGGGACTTGAACGCAGTACAGAGCCCCGGGATTCCGCAGGGCAACTCGGGAGTGTCCACGCTGCACGGTATCCGAGCCTGGTAGGGAAGGGACCTGCCCGGGGCGCCCCAGACCGGTCCCACCTCTAGAGAGGGGCACTGACTCCCGGGGGCGGGAGGGCTCCCGACACGTCTCGGCGTCCCTCGGATTTCACCTTCGCTCCCGCGGAGGCCTCGGAGCGTGTTCTGCCCCTTGCGCCTTTGTCCCCCTGAGCGGGAGAGTTTGTGGCCGAGTTTACGCAGCTTGCGGGCGAACAATCCCGCAGCCTGGTGCCTTACCCGTCGGCCCCGGAGCGCCCTCCGAGCGCCCACGGGCACCCCCGTCCGGCCGAACACCGGCCAGTTGGGACCGGGAGCCCCAGCGCGCTGGGCCTAAGACCCGGCCGCCTTTCCCCGAGCCTGGGCCCGGCGCCCGGGCCCTTGATGCCTTGCCGCCGCCCACCCACCCGTATTTATGTTTTTACCTGTTGCTGTAAGAAATGAGGATCCCCTTCCCATTAAAGAGAGTGCTCTGATCCTGCCTGTGTGCTTCTTTCAGCCTGCGGCGCTTGCGAAACGGAATTTCGAGGGCAGAGGCGCCGGCCGGCTGGTCTCGAGTTGCATGCATAGGCATTCACTGAGCAAGTTGAAAATAATAGTAAACCCGTGCTGGGTCCTTGTCAGGCACTTTCTGGGATTGTCTCCTGTCCTCGTTAATAACCCCAAAAGGGAGGTCCTTTTTTAAAGTGTAGCCGACTGAGGTCTGGAGAGGTCTAATGCCTTGCCTGTGACCAGGCAGCCAGGACCGGTAGAAGTGAGGTTCATTCCGAGTCTGACTTCAAAGAGGGCGCTTGCCCAGAATGCCCAACCTCACCTCCTTgatccctactgtgtgccaggcactgttccagtgCTGGGCATTAAACGAAGAGCAAAGGGGCCCGGGCCCTGTGATTGGAGCACACTATAACTCATCTCGCTTAGAAGAACGCCTGAGCCCATTACACAGATGGAATAGCTGAGAACCATAGCTCTTGTCAAGCTTTCCTGAACTGCCCAGCCCAGTCGGGATGGAAGAGGGCATGGGGTCTGGTTGCCCAGGCCTCACCAGCTGCTCGGCTCAATGCGGCTGAGCCCAGAGCCTGCAGACCTGCTCATCTCCTGCTGTGGCTAAGCCACCTGAATCCCCAGGTCAGGGAACCCCTCCCCCGGACCCAGCCGCGGTCCTCCCCCTCAGCGTTTGATGAATTCCTCCATAGTCCCGATCAATGAATGATATTGCTGTACAGGGTTTTACAGACGAGAATATTGAGGCTAGGCGAAATCAAGCTAAAATCCTGCTGGCTGTGGGACTTGCTGGCTGCACACCtgcttttttctctgtaaaatgaggataaccaGAATACCTTGCTCTGAGCCGCGGTCGGGGCAGTCCACAGGGGCCCGGAGCTGACCCGCAGCTCCTCAGCCCCCAGGGCCCTGAGGGAGTAACCTGCGCTTCTTACAAAGGTACGAAAGCGGGCGGGAGTCTGGGCGTTGTGTTCCCGTGGAATATGGGTTTTTCAGAGATTttgcgcgggggggggggggcatagGGCGTCAGGCCGACAGCTCCCTGTTGCAGACAAAACATTGCTCGTGGCGTTCAGGGGCCAAGCGCGGCTCGATGTGTCCCTGACGCCCTGGGAAGAGTCGCCAAGCCAGGCCTGATGCGACCAGGAGCTGTCCTGCTGCCGTGCAGGGACAATGCAGCGCTGCCTGTACCGTCCCTTCTCCGGGTAAGTGCTGCCCCCCAAGTTCGCCCCACTTGCCAGCGGGAGAGGGGAAGATATCTAGAGATTCTAAGGGCCACCGCTTGCCCGGAGCCACGCAAGGCGCAGAGCTGCACGCCGCGGGCGCGCTGTAGGGGCTCTGGGATGCACGCTGTCTACCCCCGCAGGGTTATGGGCTGGGCTCTGTGAAGGAACGGAAAAGGGCTGAGCTCTCGGCTTGGCTCTGGGCCCCCGGGCTTGAATTCCCTCGGCTGTAAGGTCCAAGCCAGGCTGTCGAGATCCAGAGGGAGAGCGATGCGCCCAGCTCAGCCCGCATTCCGCCTCTTAGGCCTACGACCGCGGCTGCGAACCTTTAATGAGCACGCGTTCAGCGCTCTCTGCCCATCACCGTGACGCGCGCCGCGGTCCCAGCTCACGGACAGGCACACTGAGGCTCTGCCAGGCCGCCGGACCGGCTCGTATGCCAGACGGCGCTCTCCTACCAGGCATCCCGGGCCCGCAGCCCTAGCAGTCGGCCTAACGCACAACCGCGGAAATCCTTCTATCTGGAACTCACCCAAATTCGCGCTCTTGATCAGATCGAGCGCGTTTGCCCATGACGCCCTGAGGTTCCGCACACCCGCGGGCCTTTTTCTTCTTACACTGTCTACAGTAATGTTAGAGATAATGTTTCCTTCGCTTAACGTTATACCGCAAGGATTTTTCTATGATATCTCCCTCTTTGTCATCTCCCTTCCGGGACCAGCTGAGTGACCCCAAGGTCTCTGACAGACGGATAGCAGCGGCTGGCTGCCGGACATTGGGCTCGCCAAGTGTCAGGTCTCCGGGGTAAATGCTTTCCAGTTCTCTAATCCATCTTAATTTgcagaccaggaaactgaggaccagaggtCATGTCAACGGTCAAGGTCATACATTCCCTAAGCGCGGAGCTGGCGAACCCACGCGGCGCACGCTGAAGGGCGGAGGGGGCGTGTCTGAGAAACCAGAGCCGGCCGGCAGCGTTGGTGTCCGGTGCAGATGCCGCAGGGCCGCGCTCCCGGCCACGCGCCGAGCCAACCCCACGCTCCCATCCGCCGGGCGAGGAGCTCACGCTTCCCATCCAGGCTCCTGATGGGGCAAACGGTCGAGCGCGGAGCTCCGGGAAACGGCGTGGACCGCTCTCGCCCGGCGGAGGGGGTCGGGCGCCAAGGGCCGCAGGGTCAGAAGTATCCTAAACTAAACGCCCGCGTTCACCCTGC
The nucleotide sequence above comes from Equus przewalskii isolate Varuska chromosome 13, EquPr2, whole genome shotgun sequence. Encoded proteins:
- the NKX2-5 gene encoding homeobox protein Nkx-2.5; this translates as MFPSPALTPTPFSVKDILNLEQQQRSLAAGELSARLEATLAPASCMLAAFKPEAYAGPEAAAPGLPELRAELGPAPSPAKCAPAFPAAPAFYPRAYGDPDPAKDPRGDKKELCALQKAVELEKPDADGAERPRARRRRKPRVLFSQAQVYELERRFKQQRYLSAPERDQLASVLKLTSTQVKIWFQNRRYKCKRQRQDQTLELVGLPPPPPPARRIAVPVLVRDGKPCLGDSAPYAPAYGVGLNAYGYNAYPAYPGYGGAACSPGYSCAAAYPAGPPPAQSATAAANNNFVNFGVGDLNAVQSPGIPQGNSGVSTLHGIRAW